One genomic region from Bacteroidales bacterium encodes:
- a CDS encoding dihydroorotate dehydrogenase-like protein, whose product MAELKTTYLGLELKNPLIVGASNLVMDDDALAQIEAAGAAAIVYKSLFEEQIQLERAQLDDNLSEYNERHAEMVTLFPKIEHAGPDKHLMSLARIVKKVNLPVIGSLNCVYDVTWTEYAKKLADTGIAALELNFYANPRDDKKAGKEIVEQQLAVLKKVKQAVNIPVSVKLSPFYTNIFKVITEMDQLGCDGFVLFNRVFQPDIDIETEELVFPWFLSNHGDYRLSLRYAGILAGNINGSIIGNTGILTGTDAIQMLLAGANAVQVVTTLYKNGIGQIKNILSDINQWMDKKGYANIDDFKGKLSRNRMNDPFAYKRSQYVDILMRSEEIFKKYPMR is encoded by the coding sequence ATGGCAGAATTGAAAACCACTTATTTGGGATTGGAACTTAAAAACCCGCTGATTGTGGGCGCCAGTAATCTGGTGATGGACGACGACGCGCTGGCGCAGATAGAAGCTGCCGGTGCCGCCGCAATTGTTTACAAATCACTTTTTGAGGAGCAGATACAGCTCGAGCGCGCACAGCTCGACGACAACCTCAGCGAGTATAACGAGCGCCATGCCGAGATGGTGACGCTGTTTCCGAAAATAGAACACGCCGGCCCGGACAAGCACCTGATGAGTCTGGCGCGGATAGTGAAAAAGGTAAACCTACCGGTGATTGGCAGCCTCAACTGTGTGTACGACGTCACCTGGACCGAATATGCTAAAAAACTTGCTGACACTGGCATCGCTGCCCTGGAGCTGAACTTTTATGCCAATCCCCGCGACGACAAGAAAGCCGGCAAAGAGATCGTGGAACAGCAACTGGCCGTTCTCAAAAAAGTAAAACAGGCCGTCAACATTCCTGTAAGCGTCAAGTTAAGCCCGTTTTACACCAACATTTTTAAGGTAATAACAGAAATGGATCAGCTGGGTTGTGATGGCTTTGTGTTGTTCAACCGTGTTTTCCAACCCGACATCGACATCGAAACCGAAGAACTGGTGTTCCCGTGGTTCCTTTCCAACCATGGCGACTATCGTCTTTCGTTGCGCTATGCAGGCATACTTGCCGGCAACATCAATGGAAGCATTATTGGAAATACGGGAATCCTCACCGGAACCGACGCCATACAGATGCTCCTCGCCGGTGCCAACGCAGTGCAGGTAGTTACCACTTTGTACAAAAACGGTATCGGACAAATCAAAAATATCCTTTCCGACATCAACCAGTGGATGGACAAGAAAGGATATGCTAACATCGACGATTTTAAAGGCAAGCTCTCGCGCAATAGAATGAACGATCCATTTGCCTACAAGCGTTCACAATATGTGGATATCCTGATGAGATCAGAAGAGATTTTCAAAAAATATCCGATGCGGTAG
- the nifJ gene encoding pyruvate:ferredoxin (flavodoxin) oxidoreductase has protein sequence MTTKKKFITCDGNYAASHIAYMFSEVAAIYPITPSSTMAEYIDEWSANGRKNIFGETVKVSEMQSEGGAAGALHGSLQAGALTTTYTASQGLMLMLPNMYKISGELLPAVFHVSARSLAAQALSIFGDHSDVMAARNTGFAFLATGSVQEIMDIAAVAHLVAIKSRIPFVHFFDGFRTSHEIQKVEYLTTEQLKPMLDMEALQRFRDNALNPEKPVTRGTAQNPDIYFQSREAANHFYDPVPDMVEDYMQQISKMTGREYHPFTYYGAPDAENIIVAMGSITPVIRETIDYLMEKGEKVGLITVHLYRPFSEKYFMRVLPKSVKRISVLDRTKEPGATGEPLYLDIRDIFYDKENAPIIVGGRYGLSSKDTTPAMIVSVYNNLKQNEPKNQFTVGINDDVKFLSLPLLPEISIVPKGTFEAKFYGLGSDGTVGANKNSIKIIGENTDKYCQAYFAYDSKKSGGITTSNLRFGDKPIQASYLVGTPDFVACHVPAYLNKYFMLKGLKKGGTFLLNSIWDAEESKDRLPDQFKKYMAENDIKFYIINATKLAEEIGLGGRTNTIMQSSFFKISNVIPYDLAVDEMKKAIVKSFGRKGEEIVNMNFSAVDRGGEYEQVEVPKEWANLKIEKVVDDRNLPDFIKNVVEPVNAQKGDDVPVSAFLGREDGTFPSGLTAYEKRGVAVNVPEWISENCIQCNQCAYVCPHACIRPFLIDEEEMAKAPEGMKTLKAIPKTFAGLQFRIQLSPYDCTGCGNCEDVCPAKGKALVMKPLESQLHEGDNWNFMVNNVTYKDNIVPKDKSVKNSQFAQPLFEFSGACAGCGETPYIKLITQLFGERMMIANATGCSSIYGGSAPSTPYCTNAQGHGPAWANSLFEDNAEYGYGMMLGVNKMRQRIAERMNQAISSNGLNEEMIAAFGDWIQNVDNSEGSVTASARVVAACENNDLAVAKEIMNLKQYLVKKSVWAFGGDGWAYDIGFGGLDHVLASGDDINILVLDTEVYSNTGGQASKATPAGAVAKFAASGKKTRKKDLGAMLMTYGYVYVAQVAMGASQSQFLKAVREAEAYPGPSLIIAYSPCINHGIRAGMGKTQEAEKRAVDSGYWHLYRYNPALEEEGKNPFQLDSKEPDWNAFGDFLDGEVRYTSLHQAFPAQAEILTKEALKNAQWRYKSYQRLATLDFSLDEEVKSE, from the coding sequence ATGACTACAAAGAAAAAGTTTATCACTTGTGACGGTAACTACGCGGCCTCACACATCGCCTACATGTTTAGCGAAGTAGCCGCTATTTATCCCATCACACCATCATCTACCATGGCCGAATACATCGACGAATGGTCGGCCAACGGACGCAAAAACATTTTTGGCGAGACCGTAAAAGTATCGGAAATGCAATCGGAAGGTGGCGCCGCTGGCGCGCTTCACGGCTCTTTACAGGCGGGAGCACTCACAACTACTTACACGGCCTCACAGGGTCTGATGCTGATGCTGCCCAACATGTACAAAATTTCGGGCGAGCTGCTGCCAGCCGTATTCCACGTAAGTGCCCGCAGCCTTGCCGCACAGGCGCTGTCGATTTTTGGCGACCACTCCGACGTGATGGCTGCCCGCAACACCGGCTTTGCTTTTCTGGCTACCGGCAGCGTGCAGGAAATCATGGACATTGCCGCCGTTGCACACCTGGTGGCTATTAAATCGCGCATTCCGTTTGTTCATTTCTTCGATGGTTTCCGTACCTCGCACGAGATACAAAAAGTGGAATATCTTACTACCGAACAGCTAAAACCCATGCTCGACATGGAAGCATTGCAGCGTTTCCGCGATAATGCGCTGAACCCTGAAAAGCCTGTAACACGTGGTACGGCACAGAACCCCGACATCTATTTCCAGTCGCGTGAAGCTGCCAACCATTTTTACGATCCTGTTCCCGACATGGTGGAAGACTACATGCAGCAGATCAGTAAAATGACCGGCCGCGAGTACCATCCGTTTACCTATTATGGTGCTCCTGATGCCGAAAACATCATCGTGGCCATGGGCTCCATCACACCTGTGATTCGTGAAACCATTGATTACCTTATGGAAAAAGGCGAAAAAGTAGGTCTGATCACAGTGCATCTCTACCGTCCTTTCTCTGAGAAATATTTTATGCGTGTACTGCCAAAAAGCGTAAAACGCATCTCGGTGCTTGACCGCACCAAAGAACCCGGCGCCACCGGCGAACCACTTTATCTTGATATCAGAGATATTTTTTATGATAAAGAAAACGCTCCCATCATCGTGGGCGGACGCTACGGATTAAGCTCAAAAGACACCACGCCGGCCATGATCGTTTCGGTGTATAATAATCTAAAACAAAACGAGCCGAAAAATCAATTTACGGTAGGTATTAATGACGACGTGAAATTCCTGTCGCTGCCGTTGCTGCCAGAAATCAGCATCGTACCCAAAGGAACTTTCGAAGCCAAATTTTACGGTCTGGGTTCCGATGGTACTGTGGGCGCCAACAAAAACTCGATCAAGATCATCGGCGAGAATACCGACAAATATTGCCAGGCTTACTTTGCATACGACTCTAAGAAATCAGGTGGCATCACCACCTCAAACCTGCGTTTTGGCGACAAGCCAATCCAGGCATCGTATCTGGTTGGAACACCAGACTTTGTGGCTTGCCACGTTCCGGCATATCTCAACAAATACTTTATGCTGAAAGGTCTGAAAAAAGGTGGAACTTTCCTGCTCAACAGCATCTGGGATGCCGAGGAAAGCAAGGATCGTTTGCCCGATCAGTTCAAAAAATACATGGCTGAGAATGATATCAAATTTTATATCATCAACGCTACCAAACTGGCCGAAGAAATCGGACTGGGCGGCCGCACCAACACCATTATGCAATCGTCTTTCTTCAAAATCTCCAACGTCATCCCTTACGATCTGGCAGTAGATGAGATGAAAAAAGCCATCGTTAAAAGCTTTGGTCGCAAAGGCGAAGAGATCGTTAACATGAACTTTTCAGCTGTTGATCGTGGCGGTGAATACGAACAGGTGGAAGTACCCAAAGAATGGGCAAATCTGAAAATCGAAAAAGTGGTAGACGACCGCAACCTTCCCGATTTTATTAAAAACGTAGTGGAACCTGTCAACGCTCAAAAAGGTGACGACGTACCGGTGAGTGCCTTCCTGGGTCGTGAAGATGGCACCTTCCCGTCGGGTCTTACCGCCTACGAAAAACGCGGCGTCGCTGTAAACGTACCCGAATGGATTTCCGAAAATTGTATCCAATGCAACCAGTGCGCTTATGTTTGTCCACACGCTTGTATCCGTCCGTTCCTTATCGACGAAGAAGAGATGGCCAAGGCGCCCGAAGGGATGAAAACCTTGAAAGCCATTCCAAAAACTTTTGCAGGATTACAATTCCGCATACAGCTCAGCCCATACGACTGTACCGGCTGCGGCAACTGCGAAGACGTATGCCCGGCAAAAGGAAAAGCACTTGTGATGAAACCTTTAGAATCCCAGCTGCATGAAGGTGACAACTGGAACTTCATGGTGAACAATGTTACCTACAAAGACAACATCGTACCCAAAGATAAATCCGTAAAGAACAGCCAGTTTGCACAGCCACTCTTTGAATTCTCGGGTGCCTGTGCCGGTTGTGGTGAAACGCCTTACATCAAGCTCATCACCCAGCTCTTCGGCGAACGCATGATGATAGCCAACGCCACGGGTTGCTCGTCGATTTATGGCGGCTCGGCACCTTCCACACCTTATTGCACCAACGCTCAGGGTCACGGACCAGCCTGGGCCAACTCACTCTTTGAAGACAACGCCGAATATGGCTACGGAATGATGCTTGGCGTAAATAAGATGCGCCAACGCATTGCCGAACGTATGAATCAAGCCATAAGCTCCAATGGGTTGAACGAAGAGATGATCGCTGCTTTTGGCGATTGGATCCAAAACGTTGACAATTCCGAAGGATCGGTAACAGCATCGGCCAGGGTAGTTGCCGCTTGCGAAAACAACGATTTGGCTGTAGCCAAAGAGATCATGAACCTGAAACAATATCTCGTTAAGAAATCAGTATGGGCCTTTGGTGGCGACGGCTGGGCTTACGACATTGGCTTTGGCGGTTTGGATCATGTTTTAGCTTCAGGCGACGACATCAACATTTTAGTATTGGATACGGAAGTATATTCAAACACAGGCGGACAAGCTTCCAAAGCAACACCAGCAGGTGCTGTAGCCAAATTTGCCGCTTCAGGCAAAAAAACACGTAAAAAAGACCTGGGCGCCATGCTCATGACCTACGGCTACGTTTATGTAGCACAAGTAGCTATGGGCGCCAGCCAGTCGCAGTTCCTCAAGGCAGTGCGCGAGGCTGAAGCCTATCCGGGTCCATCACTCATTATCGCCTACTCACCCTGTATCAACCACGGCATCCGTGCCGGAATGGGCAAAACTCAGGAAGCTGAAAAACGCGCCGTCGATTCAGGTTACTGGCATCTGTACCGCTATAACCCTGCTCTGGAAGAAGAAGGCAAAAACCCGTTCCAACTCGACTCCAAAGAGCCCGACTGGAATGCTTTTGGCGACTTCCTGGATGGAGAGGTGCGTTATACCTCACTGCATCAGGCATTCCCCGCCCAAGCTGAAATACTTACCAAAGAAGCGCTTAAAAATGCACAGTGGCGTTACAAGAGTTACCAGCGACTGGCTACATTGGACTTCTCATTGGATGAAGAAGTAAAAAGTGAATAA
- a CDS encoding nucleotidyltransferase, with amino-acid sequence MESNFNKEVYNFIEACQNNNVRMILVGGNAVNYYGYKRHSADIDFWIENSPRNLDKMLDAVRELGYTLEDFPQEVRAGNQNISIKLSPDLEIELITRFNPGKTFEEAYRSSEEFIAGGQKILKWNIISFDDLITSKLKSGRPKDFLDVQELKRIRNK; translated from the coding sequence ATGGAGAGTAATTTTAATAAAGAGGTTTATAATTTTATTGAGGCCTGCCAAAACAACAATGTTAGGATGATCCTCGTGGGTGGAAATGCTGTGAACTATTATGGTTATAAAAGGCATTCGGCAGATATAGATTTTTGGATTGAAAACTCGCCTCGGAATCTGGATAAGATGCTCGATGCAGTGCGAGAACTCGGATACACACTTGAAGATTTCCCACAAGAAGTGAGAGCCGGAAATCAAAATATTTCTATAAAACTAAGTCCAGACTTAGAAATCGAGTTGATAACACGTTTCAATCCCGGGAAAACTTTTGAAGAAGCCTATCGGTCATCAGAAGAGTTTATTGCGGGAGGTCAAAAGATTTTGAAATGGAATATAATATCCTTCGATGACCTGATAACCAGCAAGCTCAAATCGGGACGGCCTAAAGATTTTCTGGATGTGCAGGAACTTAAAAGAATTAGAAACAAGTGA
- the radA gene encoding DNA repair protein RadA has translation MAKTRTAFFCQSCGYQSPKWLGKCPSCAEWNTFVEELVQPVSKSSAGTLSQAVIAHKPVPRLLSTIDMQTQNRIDTCNIELNRVLGGGLVPGSVVLVGGEPGIGKSTLMLQVALDMLNFTVLYISGEESEQQIKMRAGRLGEKKNDTYILTETDMETIFRHIESLQPQIIMVDSIQTLHTGSIESPAGSVSQIRQCANELQQYAKVTNTPVFLIGHITKDGSLAGPKILEHMVDAVLQFEGDRNYGYRMLRSVKNRFGSTSELGIYEMQNDGLRQVLNPSELLITHRDEQFSGITIASTMEGLRPMLVEIQALVSTAAYGMPQRSTTGFDGRRLNMLLAVLEKRHGFRLATKDVFLNIAGGIRIDDPAVDLAVVSAVISSNEDMPINPKTCFAAEVGLSGEIRAVSRVEQRISEAAKLGFEKIFVARHGLKTLDKKNFGIELIAVGRIEQVFEILFR, from the coding sequence ATGGCAAAAACGAGAACAGCCTTTTTTTGTCAGAGTTGCGGATATCAGTCGCCCAAGTGGCTGGGTAAATGTCCGTCGTGTGCGGAATGGAACACTTTTGTGGAAGAGCTGGTGCAGCCAGTATCCAAATCATCTGCCGGAACTTTGTCGCAGGCTGTTATAGCACACAAGCCGGTTCCCCGGCTTCTGAGCACCATCGACATGCAAACCCAAAATCGAATCGATACGTGTAATATTGAGCTTAACCGCGTGCTGGGTGGTGGTCTCGTTCCCGGATCGGTGGTGTTGGTGGGTGGTGAACCCGGCATCGGAAAATCTACTTTGATGCTTCAGGTGGCGCTCGATATGTTAAATTTCACCGTATTGTACATTTCTGGTGAGGAAAGTGAGCAGCAGATAAAGATGCGCGCCGGTCGATTGGGTGAAAAGAAAAACGATACTTACATCCTCACAGAAACGGACATGGAGACGATTTTCCGACACATCGAAAGTCTGCAGCCGCAGATCATTATGGTCGATTCCATACAGACGCTGCACACTGGCAGCATTGAGTCGCCCGCCGGCAGTGTTTCGCAGATACGGCAATGCGCCAACGAACTGCAACAATATGCCAAAGTTACCAACACGCCTGTGTTTCTAATCGGACACATCACCAAAGATGGTTCATTGGCTGGACCCAAAATTCTGGAACACATGGTGGATGCAGTTTTGCAATTTGAAGGCGATCGCAACTACGGCTACCGCATGCTGCGCTCCGTAAAAAATCGCTTTGGTTCTACTTCCGAGCTTGGAATTTATGAGATGCAAAACGACGGGCTGCGTCAGGTGCTTAATCCGTCCGAGCTTCTGATAACCCATCGTGACGAGCAATTCAGTGGCATCACCATTGCCTCTACCATGGAGGGTTTGCGCCCCATGCTTGTCGAAATTCAGGCGCTGGTGAGTACAGCAGCTTATGGAATGCCACAACGCTCCACCACCGGTTTCGACGGACGCAGGCTCAATATGTTGCTGGCCGTACTCGAAAAACGACATGGCTTCCGGTTGGCAACTAAAGATGTTTTTTTGAATATTGCCGGTGGCATACGCATCGACGACCCGGCTGTGGATTTGGCCGTAGTGAGCGCGGTGATTTCTTCCAACGAAGATATGCCCATTAATCCTAAAACTTGTTTTGCTGCTGAGGTAGGGCTTTCGGGAGAGATACGTGCTGTGAGTCGTGTGGAACAGCGCATCAGTGAGGCCGCCAAGTTAGGTTTTGAAAAAATCTTTGTGGCGCGTCATGGTCTTAAAACTCTTGATAAAAAGAATTTCGGTATCGAATTGATTGCCGTGGGACGCATCGAACAGGTCTTTGAGATTTTGTTTAGGTAA
- the rfaE2 gene encoding D-glycero-beta-D-manno-heptose 1-phosphate adenylyltransferase — protein MEQLQSIQSKIFPQANDDLSRQLAFWNFKNQKIVFTNGCFDILHRGHIDYLARAADLGHVLVIGLNTDASVSRLKGEGRPVQDQDARALILAALRFVSAVVLFDEDTPYQLIKAVQPDVLVKGSDYKTNDIAGADIVLAKGGQVQTIDFLEGYSTSGIIRRLLASSQNK, from the coding sequence ATGGAGCAACTCCAGAGCATACAGTCCAAAATATTCCCGCAGGCGAATGATGACCTGAGTCGTCAGCTTGCTTTTTGGAATTTTAAAAATCAAAAGATAGTTTTCACGAATGGATGTTTCGATATTCTGCATCGTGGTCACATCGACTACCTGGCCAGGGCCGCCGATCTGGGGCATGTGCTGGTGATTGGCCTCAACACCGATGCTTCGGTATCGCGTCTGAAAGGGGAAGGGCGTCCGGTGCAGGATCAGGATGCGCGCGCACTCATACTGGCAGCTTTGCGGTTTGTAAGTGCTGTAGTTTTGTTTGATGAAGATACACCTTACCAACTCATCAAAGCTGTGCAGCCTGATGTGCTCGTTAAGGGCAGCGATTATAAAACAAACGACATTGCAGGGGCTGACATAGTTCTAGCTAAAGGTGGGCAGGTGCAAACCATCGATTTTTTGGAAGGCTATTCTACTTCAGGAATCATAAGGCGTTTGTTGGCATCATCACAAAATAAATAG
- a CDS encoding lysylphosphatidylglycerol synthase transmembrane domain-containing protein yields the protein MKKKFFSALKILFFLSIGIFFIWIFLRKLTPDQKLEIWDSFIHADFSWLVLALIIGILSHLARTLRWQILLEPLGHKPRLSITFAAVMIGYLANMALPRLGEVTRCGVLNKYEKIPITKSIGTVIVERSVDIVVFILLFFINLFIFFDKINQYATDKIFVPLNAKFQFSGALTNYLLIAVAIAAVIILLFFLLKKRLKYTGFYIKMREIAKGFWHGLWAITRIKRPIAFVLYSIGIWVLYFLMVWVCVFSLPQTSHLGIDAGLSMLIFGSIGIMIVQGGIGIYPAIIAEVLLLYHIPATTGYALGWLTWTAQTLMIVVAGFASLIVLPIIQKQKNYGATPEHTVQNIPAGE from the coding sequence TTGAAAAAGAAGTTCTTTTCGGCTTTGAAGATCCTGTTTTTTCTCTCCATAGGGATCTTCTTCATCTGGATATTTCTGCGCAAGCTCACCCCGGATCAGAAACTCGAAATCTGGGATTCGTTCATTCATGCCGATTTTAGCTGGCTGGTACTCGCCTTGATAATCGGAATCCTCAGCCACCTGGCCCGAACTCTTCGCTGGCAGATTTTGCTCGAGCCGCTTGGCCACAAGCCACGGCTATCCATCACCTTTGCAGCTGTAATGATTGGTTATTTGGCCAACATGGCGCTGCCCCGGCTGGGCGAGGTAACACGTTGCGGGGTGCTTAACAAATACGAAAAAATCCCCATCACTAAATCCATCGGTACCGTGATTGTGGAGCGCAGTGTCGACATCGTGGTTTTTATCCTGCTTTTCTTTATTAATCTCTTTATCTTTTTTGATAAAATAAATCAGTATGCCACTGATAAAATTTTCGTTCCGCTTAACGCTAAATTTCAATTTTCAGGGGCGCTCACCAATTATTTGCTTATCGCTGTTGCAATTGCTGCTGTTATCATCCTCCTGTTTTTTTTATTAAAAAAGCGCTTGAAATACACAGGCTTCTACATCAAGATGCGCGAAATCGCTAAAGGCTTCTGGCATGGCCTCTGGGCCATCACTCGCATCAAACGCCCCATCGCATTTGTACTTTACTCCATCGGGATTTGGGTGCTTTATTTTCTAATGGTTTGGGTGTGTGTTTTTAGTTTGCCGCAAACCAGTCATCTGGGCATCGATGCCGGTCTATCAATGTTGATTTTTGGTTCCATCGGCATCATGATCGTGCAGGGCGGTATTGGCATCTATCCGGCCATCATAGCCGAAGTGCTGCTGCTTTATCATATTCCGGCCACTACCGGTTACGCACTGGGATGGCTTACCTGGACGGCACAAACGCTGATGATTGTGGTGGCAGGTTTCGCGTCATTGATTGTTCTTCCCATCATTCAAAAACAAAAAAACTATGGAGCAACTCCAGAGCATACAGTCCAAAATATTCCCGCAGGCGAATGA
- the panD gene encoding aspartate 1-decarboxylase yields the protein MNIDILKSKIHRATITMADLNYIGSIAIDEDLMDAANLIESERVHVYNINNGERLDTYVIKGPRGSGVISLNGAAARKGEPGDLVIIVSYASMDFEEARSFKPSIIFPDQHNKL from the coding sequence ATGAATATCGACATTTTAAAATCCAAAATTCATCGGGCTACCATTACAATGGCCGATCTGAATTACATCGGTAGCATCGCCATTGACGAAGACCTGATGGATGCTGCCAACCTGATCGAGAGCGAGCGGGTACACGTTTACAATATCAACAATGGCGAACGCCTTGACACTTATGTGATAAAAGGTCCGCGAGGTTCTGGCGTTATTTCGCTCAACGGCGCTGCTGCCCGCAAAGGAGAGCCCGGCGACCTGGTGATCATTGTTTCGTATGCAAGTATGGATTTTGAAGAAGCCCGCTCGTTCAAGCCTTCCATTATCTTCCCCGATCAACACAACAAACTTTAG
- the panC gene encoding pantoate--beta-alanine ligase produces the protein MLILKTISEAGAWRESVRQEQKSIGFVPTMGALHPGHISLIHKANTENDLVVCSIFVNPIQFNNREDLEKYPRTLDDDIRRLEEVACDVLFAPTVSEMYPEQDIVNDKYNFGNLDKVLEGKYRPGHFNGVAVVVRKLFEFVQPHRAYFGMKDYQQLKIVEALVEYHKMPIDIVACLTLREKDGLAMSSRNVRLTNHERSIAPVIHRVLLEIKQKIDHLTPKEAQIWAANQLNKYAEIQVEYLQVVGADDLLPIESWDDKNSVVALVAAYLGKVRLIDNLIIK, from the coding sequence ATGCTCATTCTTAAAACGATATCCGAAGCCGGTGCCTGGCGTGAAAGCGTGCGTCAGGAACAAAAAAGCATTGGCTTTGTGCCCACCATGGGGGCGCTCCACCCCGGTCATATTTCTTTGATACACAAGGCCAATACTGAAAACGATCTGGTGGTATGCAGCATTTTTGTTAACCCGATACAATTCAATAACCGCGAAGACCTGGAAAAATATCCGCGAACGCTCGATGACGATATCCGCCGTCTGGAGGAAGTAGCCTGTGATGTGCTTTTTGCTCCGACGGTTTCAGAAATGTATCCGGAGCAGGATATCGTAAACGATAAGTACAATTTTGGCAATCTCGACAAGGTGCTTGAAGGGAAGTATCGCCCGGGACATTTTAATGGCGTGGCCGTCGTGGTGCGGAAACTTTTTGAGTTTGTACAGCCTCACCGTGCCTATTTTGGTATGAAAGATTATCAGCAGCTTAAAATCGTTGAGGCGCTGGTGGAATATCATAAGATGCCCATCGATATTGTAGCCTGTCTTACTTTGCGTGAAAAAGATGGTCTGGCCATGAGTTCGCGCAACGTGCGGTTAACGAATCACGAACGCTCCATCGCCCCGGTTATCCATCGGGTGCTATTGGAAATAAAGCAAAAGATCGATCACCTTACGCCTAAAGAAGCGCAGATTTGGGCCGCCAACCAGTTGAATAAATACGCTGAAATTCAGGTTGAATACCTGCAAGTTGTTGGCGCCGACGACCTTCTGCCCATCGAAAGCTGGGATGATAAAAACAGTGTGGTGGCGCTGGTGGCTGCATATCTTGGTAAGGTAAGGCTCATCGACAATTTGATTATAAAATAG
- a CDS encoding thioredoxin family protein: protein MKNLLFIAVMLFSVVGFSQQNNQIVKDAQSGKDILIGQCDRQALTNPTFADAYNKGYNSYAPDQEVVKKLKKEKKNVQVVVVMGSWCSDSKTQVPHLYKIMDEAGIKDSDVRLISVDREKTGGDVDVSAYDIQRVPTFIFYKDGREIGRIVESPSTSALEKDLLLIFSLGS from the coding sequence ATGAAAAACCTACTTTTTATTGCAGTTATGCTTTTTAGTGTTGTCGGCTTTTCGCAACAAAACAATCAGATCGTCAAAGACGCACAGAGTGGTAAGGATATTCTTATCGGGCAATGCGATCGGCAAGCTTTAACGAATCCCACTTTTGCGGATGCCTACAACAAGGGCTACAACAGCTATGCTCCTGACCAGGAAGTCGTTAAAAAATTGAAAAAGGAAAAGAAAAATGTACAGGTAGTTGTGGTGATGGGGAGTTGGTGCAGCGATAGTAAAACACAAGTGCCGCATCTTTACAAAATCATGGATGAGGCCGGTATCAAAGACTCTGATGTTCGCCTTATCTCTGTCGATCGTGAGAAAACAGGTGGAGATGTGGATGTTTCAGCTTATGACATTCAGCGTGTGCCAACTTTTATTTTTTATAAAGATGGTCGGGAAATAGGTCGCATCGTGGAATCTCCTTCCACTTCTGCACTCGAAAAAGACCTTTTGCTCATATTCTCTCTCGGTTCTTAA